The Cellulomonas oligotrophica sequence TCGTCACCCGCCGCCACGGTGAGGCTCAGCGCCAGGTGCAGCGCCTGGGACCCGCCGGCGGTCACCCAGACGCGGCGGGCCGGCACGTCGAGCCCGAACCGCTGCGCCAGGCGCGCACCGAGGGCCTCCCGCAGCGGCGCGATGCCGGCGTTGGCGCTGTACCGGGTGTCGTCGCGCGCGAGGGCGTCGGTGGCGGCGGCGAGCACGTGCGCCGGGGTGGGCAGGTCGGGTTCGCCGACGGACAGCACGATCGCACCCGGCGTGGCCCAGGCCAGCTCGGTGACGCGGCGGATCCCGGACCCGGGGACGGTGGCGACGTGGGGCGCGAGGCGAGGCACGGCGCGCAGGGTAGTCCTCCCACGTGTCGTGGGCGTTCCGCCCGCGAGCGCGGAGGTCGGCGACTGCGGGTGACGGGGCCGCGGGTGGGGTGCGGGGTGGTGAGAACCGTGCGCGGCGCGCGCCCTTACCGATGTTTGATTGTCTAGCCGATGCTGGCGTGGGGTCGTGCCTATGGATGAGCGCCCCTCGGACGCCGGGCGGGCGGGGAGCGCGCGGGTCTCGGCGTCCCCCGGCGGCGCCCCGGTCCGTGATGCGCAGGGGGTCGGCTGGCCGGTGTTCACGACCGAAGGGGTCGAGTGTCGGGGGCCGATGCGGTGCACGGCCCGCGGGCGGGGCGCAGCGCCCGGACGGGACCGTACCGGGCGGCGGTGGCTCCGGGGATCGCGGACGCCGAGGTGCTGCTGCCGTCGGCGACGGCGGCGCTGGTCGCGGAGGCGTCGGCGGAGATCGCGCGGTTCGACGGCGAGACGCACGCGGCGACGACGTCGTTCGCGGCGCTGCTGCTGCGCACGGAGGCCGCGAGCTCGTCGCAGATCGAGAACCTGGCGTCCTCCCCCGAGGCCGTGGCGCTGGCCGAGCTCGGGCGACGGGGGCGGGCGAACGCGGACGAGATCGTCGCGAACGTCACGGCGATGACGCGGGCGCTGCAGGTGGAGGAGCGGCTCGACGGCGCGGCGATCCTGGCGATGCACCACGCGCTGATGGTGGGGCACATGCCGGCGGCGGCGGGACGCTGGCGGCAGGAGCAGGTGTGGATCGGCGGCAGCGGGCGCAGCCCGCACGGTGCGGACTACGTCGCGCCCGTGCACGGGCGGGTGCCGGCCGGGATCGAGGACCTGGTGGCGTTCATGGGTCGGGACGACGTCCCTCTCCTGGCGCAGGCGGCGCTGACGCATGCGCAGTTCGAGTCGCTGCACCCCTTCCCTGACGGCAACGGGCGGACCGGTCGTGCCCTGCTGCACGCGCAGCTGCGCCACGGGGGGCTGACCCGTGAGGCGATCGTCCCGGTGTCGGCGGGCCTGCTGACGGACACCGACCGGTACTTCCGGGCTCTGACGGTGTACCGCGACGGGGACGTGGTGCCGATCGTCACCGAGGTCGCCCAGGCGGTGTTCCCGGCGCTGGCGAACGCGCGTCGGCTCATCGCGGACGTGAGCGACGCGCGGGCGGCGTGGGGCGAGCGGATCCGTGCGCGCCGTGGTGCTGCCGCGTGGGCGCTGGCGGACCTGGTGACGACGCGGCCGGTCGTGGACGCGCGCCTGGCCGCGAGCGCGCTGGGGGTGTCTGCCGTGAACGCGCAGCTGGCGATCGACCGGCTCGTCGAGGACGGCGTGCTGAGCCAGATCGGGCACGGTGCCCGGGACCGGGTCTGGCAGGCCCCGGAGGTGCTGGCGGCGATGGACGGCTTCGCGGAGCGGTCGCACCACCGGGTCTGGTGATCGTCGTGCGGCTGCGTGGGGGCGTGCGCGGACGGGGCGGCGTGCCTTGCGCCGGCCCGCGGGTCCTCAGAGGTCGGGGGTGGTGCGCACGTGGGCGCGCTGCCCCTGCCGGCCGACGAGGCTGAGGTACTCGACGGGTCCTGCGCTGGTCGCGCCGAACCAGTGCGGGGTGCGGGTGTCGAACTCCACGGCCTCGCCTGCACGCAGGCGCAGGTCCTGGTCGCCGAGGAGGAGCCTGAGGGCGCCGTTGGGGACGTAGGCCCAGTCGTAGCCCTCGTGGGAGCGCAGGTCGGGCGGGGTGTCGTCGCGGCCGGCGGGGAGGACGAACTTGTAGGCCTGCACGCCGCCGGGTCGGCGGGTGAGCGGGATGATGACGGATCCGTCGGCGCAGGCCAGGGGGCGCAGGTCGATGCGGGGGTCGGCGGTGCGTGGGGCGTCGACGAGGGAGTCGAGCGTGACGCCGTGGTAGCGGGCGAGGGGCAGGAGCTGTTCGAGGGTCGGGCGTCGTCGCCCTGCCTCGAGGCGTGCGCCGCCGCTCACGCCGCCGGGTCTCCGGCTGCGTCACCGCGCGAGAGGACCACCTCGACCATGACGACCCCCTCGGTGCCGGGCACCCGCACCACCGCACCGGTGATCGACGCCCCCTGCGCAGACGCGCCGTCCTGTGGGCCGTCTGCACCGCCCTGATGGCCGTGGTCGCCTCGGTGTCCGGCCTCAACGTGGCCCAGCCGCAGCTGGCCACGACCTTCGAGGCCTCCCAGGGGCAGGTGCTGTGGATCATCAACACGTACACCCTGACCCTCGCTGCCCTCCTGCTGCCCGGTGGCGCCGCCGGCGACCGTCTAGGGCGCAAGCGGGTGCTCACGGCCGGTCTCGTGGTCTTCGGCGTCGCGAACGTCGCCGCCGCCGTCGCGCCCGTCACGGAGGTCATGGTCGCCGCCCGGCTGCTCAGCGGGGTGGGCGCCGCGATGGTCATGCCCGTGACCCTGTCGGTGATCACCTCGACGTTCCCCGACGCCGAGCGGTCCCGGGCGATCGGGACGTGGACGGCGGTCGCCGGGGGCGGCGGGATCCTCGGCATGTACCTGTCCGCCCTGCTGGTCGACGTCGCGTCGTGGCGGTGGCTGTTCGCCCTGCCCGTTGCGCTGACCGCCGCGGCGCTGCTGATCGGCGCCCGGGCGGTGCCGGAGTCCCGGGAGCGCCTGCCGGGACGCTTCGACCTGCCCGGTGCGCTCACGGCGGTCGTGGCGACCGTCGGGTTCACGCTCGCGCTGCACGAGGCGCCCTCGCGCGGGTGGGACGACTCCCTCGTCGTCGCCGCGCTCGTCGCGGCCGTGCTCGCGACCCTCGGCTTCGTGGGCTGGGAGCTGCGCACGCCGTCGCCGCTGCTCGACGTCAGGCACTTCCGCAGCCGCGGCCTGTCGTCCGGCACGACGCTGCTGCTCGTGCTCTTCGGCGTGCAGGGCGGTGTCGCTCTCGTGCTCTACCCGTACTGCCAGGTCGTCCTCGGCTGGAGCGGGCTGCTGTCCACCGTCGCGATGATGCCGCTGGCCGTGCTCATGATGATCGCCTCGGGTGTCGCGCCGGGCGTCGCCCGCCGCGTCGGGCCCCGCACGACCATGGTGCTCGGCCTCGCCCTCGCCACGACGGGGCTCGCGCTGCTGGCGGCGCTCGTCTCCCCCGACGGCGGGTACCTCGGCGTCCTGCCCGGTCTGGCCGCGATGGGTGCCGGGGCAGGGCTCGCCATGACCCCGTCGACCGAGGCGATCACGTCCTCGCTCCCCCGCGAGCAGCAGGGTGTGGCGTCGGCGATCAACGACCTCACCCGCGAGCTCGGCGCGGCGCTGGGCGTCGCGCTCCTCGGCGGCCTGCTGGTCGCCGGCTACCAGGACGCGATCGCGGGCCGCCTCGACGGGGTGCCCGCCGCCCTCGCCGCCGCCGCGGGCGAGGGGATCGCCCGTGCCGACGCCGTGAGCCGTACCGCGGGCGCCCACGCCGAGGTGATCCGCGACGCCACCCGGGACGCGTTCGTCGCCGCCTGGCAGGACGCCATGTGGGTGGGCGTCGCCGTCATGGCGGTGCTCGTCGTGGTCGTCCTCGTGCGCGGACCGCGGAGCACCCGAATCGCCGAGTCCGCCGGGGAGCGTCGCTGACAGCGAGCGACTGCTCCGCGACGGAGACGCACGAAGGGCCCCGCACCAGAACTACTCCGGTGCGAGGCCCTTCGACGGTCGGGCTGACAGGATTTGAACCTGCGACCCCTTGACCCCCAGTCAAGTGCGCTACCAAGCTGCGCCACAGCCCGTCGGCCCCCGTGAGGGCCGTCGAGAACTCTACCCCACCGGACGGGCGTGCTGGTCCGCGCGCCGCAGGGTCGCCAGCTCGGCGCTGACGACACCGAGGACGACGAGGTCGACGACCAGGCCCCACGACGCGTCCCACTCGGAGAGGCGGAAGAGGAAGAACTGCGTCACCAGGACGCTGACGAGCACCGCGCGACGGAACCAGCGGTACCCGGGGACGACGTCGGTGCGGACCCGGAACAGGCCCACGACCGCGAGGGCGGTGCTGACCAGGCCGCCGAGGACGGCTCCGGCCGCCACGAGACGCAGGTCCTCCGAGCCGTCCCAGGCGCGGATGCCGCGGGCGACGGACAGCACCGACGAGCCGACGAGGACACCGACGGCCAGCCAGGGCACGAACCGGGCGCGCACGAGGCCGTGCAGGAGGTCGACCGTGGTGCGCGCCACGGCGCCGACGGGGTCGGGGAGCTCGGCGTGGTCCTCCTCGACCGACCGCAGGAGGGCGGCGGCCTCGGGGGCGCCGGGGATGTCCCCCGCGGCCGCCAGGTGCGCCTCGGCACGAGCACGCGCCGCGGGGCTGAGGCCGCCGACGACACCGGCCACCGCGAGGTCGACGGCGGCCGCCAGGTGCTCGCGCGGGTCACGGGGGCGGCGGCCGTGGACGGCCTCGGCGAGCAGCCCCAGGGCCACGATCGTGGCGTACACGATCGCGGCGGTCGGCTCGTAGAAGTAGTCGTTGTCGCTGGTGACGAACTTGCCGACCTCGTCGACGAACAGCCCGAAGCCGATGCCGCCGACAAGGGCCGCGAGCGGGCGCAGAGCCGGTCCCACGAACAGCAGGAGCACGCCGAACGCGACCGCCATGAGCAGGCCGCCCCACAGCACGTGCGCGACGTGCAGGCCGCCGCCGCCGATCTGCGGGTAGCCGGTCGCGGCCAGGAACGCCCGCGTCACCAGGACGGTGAGCGCGGCGACGGCGAGGAACGTGCCGACGTGCTCCGTGCCGCGCGGGTCGCGGGGCAGGCCGCGGCGCAGCAGCCCGTCGGTCGCGACGCGGCGCACGTCGAGGTGCGCCGCGTCGTCCGTCGGGGACGCGCCGGGGGCCTGGCCGCGACCCGCCGCGGTCATCGCCGGCGCTTCTCGCGCACCCGCACCGAGATGGTGATGGGCGTGCCCTCGAAGCCGAAGGTCTCGCGCAGGCGACGCTCGATGTACCGGCGGTACCCCGGCTCGAGGAACCCGGTGGCGAAGATCACGAACCGCGGCGGGCGGGTCGAGGCCTGCGTGGCGAACAGGATGCGCGGCTGCTTGCCGCCGCGCAGGGGGTGCGGGTGCGCGGCGACGAGCTCGCCGAGGAACGCGTTCAGGCGCCCGGTGGGGATGCGGGTGTCCCAGGACTCCAGGGACCGCTCCAGGGCCGGCACGAGACGGTCCGTGTGCCACCCGGTGCGCGCCGAGACGTTCACGCGCGGCGCCCACTGCACCTGCACGAGGTCCTGCTCGATCTCGCGCTCGAGGTACGGGCGGCGGTCCTCGTCCATCAGGTCCCACTTGTTGTACGCCACCACGAGCGCACGACCGGCGTCGATGACCTGCTGGATGATCCGGGTGTCCTGCTCGGTCATCGGCTGGGACGCGTCGACGAGGACGACCGCGACCTCGGCCTTCTCGATCGCCGCCTGGGTGCGCAGGGAGGCGTAGAAGTCCGCGCCGGACGTCTGGTGCACGCGGCGGCGGATGCCGGCGGTGTCGACGAACACCCAGGGCTTGCCGCCGAGCGCGACGAGCTCGTCGACGGGGTCACGCGTGGTGCCCGCCGTGTCGTCGACGACGACACGCTCGGAGCCGACGACCTTGTTGAGCATCGACGACTTGCCCACGTTCGGGCGACCCACGAGTGCGACGCGCCGCGGCCCGTCGGGCAGGGCCACGCCGTGCGCGGAGACCGTGGGCAGCGCGTCCATCGCGGCGTCGAGCATGTCGCCCGTGCCGCGCCCGTGCAGCGCCGAGATCGGGTGCGGCTCCCCCAGGCCCAGGCCCCAGAGGGTCGCGGCGTCGGCCTCGACCGCCGGCCCGTCGACCTTGTTGGCGACCAGGACGACGGGCTTGCCGGCCCGGCGCAGCAGGCGCACGACCTGCTCGTCGGTGTCGGTGGCGCCGACCGTGGCGTCGACGACGAACAGCACCGCGTCGGCCAGGGAGATCGCGACCTCGGCCTGCTGGGCGACGCGCGCGTCGATCCCCGCGACGTCGACCTCCCAGCCGCCGGTGTCGACGAGCGTGAAGCGGCGCCCGGACCACTCGGCGGGGTAGCTCACGCGGTCGCGGGTCACGCCGGGGTTGTCCTCCACGACGGCCTCGCGGCGCCCGAGGATCCGGTTGACGAGGGTCGACTTGCCGACGTTCGGGCGTCCGACGACCGCAAGCACCGGCAGGGGCGCCGCCGGGCCCTCGGCGTCGACGTCGTCCCCGTCGTGGTCGAGGAGCGCGAGGTCCTCGTCCGCGAGGTCGTACTCCTGCAGCCCGGCGCGCAGGGCGCGCTCACGGGCCTCGTCGTCCACGTCGTCGCCCGCGAGGGTGACGTCCACCTCGGGCGCGTCCTCGTCGACGGTCAGGAGGTCGTCGGCGGGCGTCGGCTGGGCGGGGTCAGGCTGGTCCATGGGGCCATTCTCCCCTGCCGGGGCCTCGCGGCGTGACACCCGAGGCCCCGGCCGGTGCCCGGCGACCCCGGTCAGGGCAGCGGGCGGGCGCCGTCGTCCTCGGGCAGACGCACCCCGGTGCGCTCCTGCGCGTCCGCGACGAGGTCCGCGAGCGCGGTCCGTACGTCGTCGGCCGCGGCGGCGATGGCCTGCCGGCGGGGCAGGTCGGTGCGGACCACGTGCACGGGTGCGCCGATCTGCACGTGCACGGTGCGGCGCAGGCCGGGCACGTGCCCGACGTCCTCGCCGGTGCGGCGGGTGCCGAGGATCGCAACGGGCACGACGGGGGCGCCGGACTGCACGGCGAGCCAGGCGATGCCGGCGCGGGCGGACTCGACGGCGCCGTTGCCGCGGTTGCCCTCGGGGAAGATCCCGACCGCTCCCCCGCGGCGCAGCACGGCCAGGGCCTGCTGCAGGGCGGTGCGGCCGCCGGTGCGGTCGACCGGGATCTGCCCGGCCGAGCGCAGGTAGGCCCCGAGCAGGCCGGTGAACATCTCCTGCTTGACCATGACGTGCAGCGGGCGGGGCGAGGCGCCGACGAGCAGGGGCCCGTCGATCGCGGAGACGTGGTTGGCGGCGAGCAGGACGGGTCCGTCGGCGGGGACGTGCTCGGCGCCGGTGACGCGGGTGCGCCACACGACGTGGGCGAGGAACCGCCCGGCCTGGTGGCCCCAGACGGCGGCGCGGGCGGACGGGGCGGCGTCCTGGGGGCGGCCGGTCACGACCGGACCGCCAGGGTGCGCGCGACGACGTCGAGGACGGCCTCGACGGTGCCCTCGTAGGTCAGGTGGGAGGAGTCGACGGTGACGACGCCGTCGGCGGCGACGTGGAACTGCACGACGGTGGAGTCGTCGGCGTCGCGGCGCAGGACCTGGTCGTGGGTGGCGGCCAGCGCGGCGGCGTCGTCGGTGCCGTGGACCTCGCGGGCGCGGCGGGCCAGGCGGGCCTCCTCGGACGCGGTCAGCAGGACGCGCACGTCGGCGTCGGGGGCGACGACGGTGGTGATGTCGCGGCCCTCGGCGACGACGCCGCGGCCGGCGGAGAACCCGCCGGTGCGCTCGGCGTCGATGAGGGCGCGCTGACGGGCGCCGAGCTCGGCGCGGGCGTCGAGGGTCGTGGCGACCGCGGACACCGCGGCCGAGATCTCGGTGGTCCGGATCGCGGCGGCGACGTCGTGGCCGTCGACGTGCACGGTCGGGGCGGCGGGGTCCATGCCCATGACCAGCGGCATGGCGCGCACGGCGGCGGTGACGGCGGTGCCGTCGGCCAGGTCGACGCCCTGGTGGGTGCACCACCAGGTGGCGGCGCGGTACATCGCCCCGGTGTCGAGGTAGGCCAGGCCCAGGCGGGCGGCGACCTCCCGCGACACGCTGGACTTGCCCGACCCCGAGGGGCCGTCGACGGCGACGACGGTGCTCAACGGACGATCCTCCATCCCCGAGCGGTCAGCTCGGTCTCCAGGTGCTCGGCGCGCGTGGGCAGCACCGAGATCGACGTCATGCCGACCGGGCGGCCGGCGGCGTGCTCGAGGTGCAGGTCCTCGACGTTGACGTCGGCGTCCCCGACGTCGGCGAGCAGGCGGGCGATCTGCCCGGGGGTGTCGGGGACGAGCACGGTCACCACGGCGTAGGTGCGCTGGGCGCCGCCGTGCTTGCCGGGCACGCGCGCGACGCCGGTGTTGCCGTCGGCGATGGCACGGGCGATCGTGGCGAGGGCCCCCAGCTCGACGGTCTCGGGGCCCGACGCGGCGGCGGCGCTGTCGAGCGCGCCGAGGACCGTGTCGAGGTCCTCGCGCAGGTCCCGCAGGACGGCGCGGACGGCGTCGGCGTTGGCGGCGAGGATCGACGTCCACAGGGCCGGGTCGGACGCGGCGATGCGGGTCACGTCGCGCAACCCCTGCCCGGCCAGGCCGAGGGCCGTGTCGTCGACGGTGCGCAGGCGTGCCGCGACGAGGCTGGCGGCGATCTGCGGGACGTGCGAGACGGCGGCGACGGCCGCGTCGTGGGCGTCGGCGTCCATCGCGACGGGCAGGGCGCCGAGGTCGACGGCGAGGTGCCGGACCGCGAGCAGCGCCGCGGGGGCGCTCGCGCCGGAGTCGGTGAGCACCCAGGGCCGGCCGAGGAACAGGTCCGGCACGGCGGCCGACGGGCCGGAGCGCTCGCGCCCGGCCATGGGGTGCGAGCCCACGTAGCGGGTCAGGTCCGCGCCGGCGGCACGCAGCTCGGCCAGGACGTAGCCCTTGACGGAGGCGACGTCGGTGACGACGGCGTGCGGGTGGGCCGCGAGCGCGGCGCGCACCACGTCGGACGTGACGTCGGGGGGTGCGGCGACCACGACGAGCGCGGGCTCGGGGTCGTCCGGGCCCGCGGGGGTGCCGGCGCCGACGTCGCGTGCCAGGGCCAGGGCCGTGCGGGACGGGTCCTCGAGCTGGACCGCGACCCCGTGGGTGCGCAGGCCCAGCCCGACGGACGCGCCGAGCAGCCCGGTGCCGATCACGCGCACCGGGCCGACGGTCGCGACGGTCACATCCCCACCGAGGCCATGAGCGAGCCGACCTCCGTGCGGGACAGGACGCGGTTGCGTCCGGGGCGCAGGTCGCCCAGGCGGATCGGGCCGACCTTGGTGCGGACCAGGCGGGTGACGGGGTGCCCGGCCTGCTCCATGAGGCGGCGGACGATCCGGTTGCGGCCCTCGTGGATGACGACCTCGACGAGGCTGGCCTGCGGCGTGGTCTGCACGACACGGAACTCGTCGACCGCCGCGGGGCCGTCGTCGAGCTCGATGCCGCGCTTGAGCCGGGCGGCGAGGTTCGCCGGGACGCGACCCTCGACGTCGGCGAGGTACGTCTTGGGCACGCCGTGCCGGGGGTGCGCGAGCCGGTTGGCCAGCTCCCCGTCGTTGGTGAGCAGGATCAGGCCCTCGGACTCGGCGTCGAGGCGGCCGATGTGGAAGAGGCGCTCCTCGCGGTCCGCGACGAGCTGCGCGAGCGACGGGCGCCCCTCGGGGTCGTGCATGGTCGACACCACGCCCAGGGGCTTGTTCAGCGCGATCGTCACCAGGGACGTGTCGAGCTGGACGCGCATCCCGTCGACGTGGAGCACGGCCTTCGTCGGGTCGACACGCACGCCGAGCTCGACGACGACCTGCCCGTCGACCGTGACGCGCCCGGAGGAGACGAGCTCCTCGCACGCGCGGCGCGAGCCCAGGCCCGCCTGGGCGAGCACCTTCTGCAGGCGCACGCCGTCGGGGTCGTGCACGTCGACCGGGTCGGGCGCCGGTCCGCGTCGCGCGCCGCCGGGGCGCGCCCCCTGCCCTGCGCCCTTCGCACCGGGCCGGCCGGCACCCTGACCGCCGCGGCCCCGGGGTGCACCCGGTCGGCCGCCACGTCCTGCCGAGGCGTCGCGACCGGATCCCCCGGTGCCGCCTCCTCGATGTCCTCGTGCCCCGCTCATCGCATCCCCTCTCGGCCGTCCACGGCACCCTCGAGCGCCTCGATGTCCGGCAGGTACGGCGCCAGCGGAGGCAGCTCGTCGAGGCTGGTCAGCCCCATCCGCTCCAGGAAGTATCCCGTGGTCCCGTACAGGTGTGCGCCAGTCGCCGGGTCGGTGCCGACCTCGGCGACCAGACCCCGCGTCGTCAGCGTCCGCATGACGCCGTCCACGCTGACCCCGCGCACCGCGGACACCTGCCCGCGCGAGACCGGCTGACGGTACGCGACGACGGCCAGGGTCTCCAACGCGGCCTGCGTCAGGCGGGCCGTCTGACCGTCGACGACGAAGCGTCCGACGACGTCCGCGTAGGGCGACGCGGAGTAGATCCGCCACCCGTCGCCCGCGCGGCGCAGCTCGAACCCCCGCGGGCGGCCGCCGCGCTCGCCGCGGTACTCCGCCGCCAGCTCGTGCAGCAGGTCCTCGACCCGCGCCGTCGGCAGGGACAGCACGGTGGCGAGGCGCACGGCGGACACGGGCTCGTCGACGACCATGAGCACGGCCTCCAGGGCGGCCGCGGCACCGCCCGGCAGCGTGTCGACGTCGACGGGGACCTCGTCGGCCGCGGCGGGCGCAGGTGCGCCAGGCCCGTCGGCGGGGTCCGGCACGTCCATGAGGTCGGGCTCGTCGGCGGGGTCGGGCTCGTCCGTGGGGTCGGTGGTCATGCGTCCTCCTGCGTCCCGGTGCCCGCGGCTGCCGGGGCGGTGCGGCCCGCGACGGGCGCGGCGGCGTCGGTGGTGGTCGTGGTGGTCGGTGCCGTGGTGGTCGTGGTGCCTGCGGCGGCGTCGTCGAAGTCGTCGGAGACGACCACGTCACCGTCCTGCCCGCCGGTCCACCGCACGGTGAGCTCGCCCAGGGGCACGACCTGGTCGAACGCGACCACGCCCTCCTTGAACAGCTCGAGCAGCGCCAGGAACCGGGACACCACGACGATCGCCTCGTCGGCGTCCGCGACCAGCGCCCGGAACGTGGCGGTGCCCTGCTGGCGCAGCCGCTCGACGAGGAGCGCGGCCTGCTCCCGCACGGACACGGCGGGGGCGTGCAGGTGGCTGAGGTCCACCCCCGGCGGCGGGGCCTTCGGCGCGAGCGCACGCGCCGCGAGCTCGGCGAGCCGCTCGGTGCCCATCTGCCACACCAGCTCGGGCAGCAGCGCCGCCAGGTGCGGCTCGAGCCCGACGGTGCGGGGGAAGCGGCGGGCGCCGGCGTCCAGGCCCGTCCCGAGGTACGCCGCGACCTCCTTGTACGCCCGGTACTGCAGCAGGCGCGCGAACAGCAGGTCACGGGCCTCGAGCAGCTCGAGGTCCTCGGCGTCCTCGACCTCCGCGGACGGCAGCAGCCGGGCCGCCTTGAGGTCCAGCAGGGTCGCGGCCACGAGCAGGAACTCGCTCGCCTGCCCCAGGTCCCAGTCGCGGCCGCCGTCCAGGGCGGCGCGCTCCGCGGCACGGATGTACGCGATGAACTCGTCGGTGACCTGGGCCAGCGCGATCTCGGTGATGTCGAGCTTGTGCTTGGCGATCAGGCCGAGCAGCAGGTCGAAGGGACCGCTGAAGACGGCGAGGTGCACCTCGAAGCCGGCGGGTGCGGGCACGGGGGTGCCGGGGGGCGGCGTCAGCTCCTGCGCGGCACCCGCGGGGTCAGGCTGCGTCGCCACGGGCGACGAGCTCGCGGGCCAGCTGGCGGTACGCGGCGGCGCCCGCGTGGTTCGGCGCGTACACGGTGATGGGCTCGGCCGCGACGGTCGCGTCGGGGAACTTCACGGTGCGCCCGATGACGGTGTGCAGCAGCGTGGAGCCGAACGCCTCGTGCACACGGGCCACGACCTCGCGCGCGTGCAGCGTGCGCGAGTCGTACATCGTGGCGAGGATGCCGTCGACCTCCAGGCGCGGGTTCAGCCGGTCGCGGACCTTGTCGATCGTCTCGATGAGCAGCGCCACGCCGCGCAGCGCGAAGAACTCGCACTCCAGCGGGATCAGCACACCGTGCGCGGCGGTCAGCGCGTTGACCGTGAGCAGGCCCAGCGAGGGCTGGCAGTCGACGAGCACGACGTCGTAGTCGTCGAGGACGGGCCGCAGCGCCCGGGCGAGGACCGTCTCGCGGGCGACCTCGCCGACCAGCTGGACCTCGGCCGCGGACAGGTCGATGTTGGCCGGCAGCAGGTCCAGGCCCGCGACGGCCGTGGGCCGCACGACGTCCGCGATGTCGGCGTGGCGGTCCATCAGCAGGTTGTAGACCGTCAGGTCGAGCTCGTGCGGGCTGACCCCGAGACCGACCGACGCGGCGCCCTGCGGGTCGAAGTCGACGACGAGCACGCGCCGGCCGCACTCCGCGAGCGCGGCCCCGAGGTTGATGGTGGTCGTCGTCTTGCCGACGCCGCCCTTCTGGTTGCACATGGCGATCACGCGGGCCGGGCCGTGGGTCGTGAGCGGCGCGGGGTCGGGCAGGTCGGGGAGCACTCTGCCCACCACGTCGACCCGCGGCTCGGTCGTTCCCTGGCTCGTCATCCGTCCACCATCTGCTCACCCGGCCCCGGCGGGGGCTCACGTCGCACGCCAACCTACCGGAGCAGCCGGGTGCTGCCGTGGCGGCGCGGCGTGCGGCGCGTCGCGGGCGTCAGCGGGCCCGCGGGTGCGCGGCGGCGTAGACCTCGCGCAGCGTGTCGGGGGTGACCATCGTGTAGATCTGCGTCGTGGTGACCGACGCGTGCCCGAGCAGCTCCTGCACGACGCGGACGTCGGCGCCGCCGGCCAGCAGGTGCGTGGCGAACGAGTGCCGCAGGGTGTGCGGGGACACGTGCTCGGCACCGGGCAGGCCGGCGCGCTCGGCCGCGGTGCGCAGGACGCCCCACGCCGACTGCCGCGACAGGCGGGCACCGCGGGTGTTGCAGAACACCGCGGGCGTCCCGCGGCCGTGGGAGGCCAGCTCGGGCCGGGCCCGCACGAGGTACGCCTCGACGGCCTCGACGGCGAAGGTGCCGACGGGCACCACGCGCTCCTTGCCGCCCTTGCCCAGCAGGCGCACGGCGCCGCGCCCGGGTGTCAGGTCGAGGTCGTCGACGTCGAGGCCG is a genomic window containing:
- a CDS encoding Fic family protein codes for the protein MAPGIADAEVLLPSATAALVAEASAEIARFDGETHAATTSFAALLLRTEAASSSQIENLASSPEAVALAELGRRGRANADEIVANVTAMTRALQVEERLDGAAILAMHHALMVGHMPAAAGRWRQEQVWIGGSGRSPHGADYVAPVHGRVPAGIEDLVAFMGRDDVPLLAQAALTHAQFESLHPFPDGNGRTGRALLHAQLRHGGLTREAIVPVSAGLLTDTDRYFRALTVYRDGDVVPIVTEVAQAVFPALANARRLIADVSDARAAWGERIRARRGAAAWALADLVTTRPVVDARLAASALGVSAVNAQLAIDRLVEDGVLSQIGHGARDRVWQAPEVLAAMDGFAERSHHRVW
- a CDS encoding helix-turn-helix domain-containing protein, translating into MSGGARLEAGRRRPTLEQLLPLARYHGVTLDSLVDAPRTADPRIDLRPLACADGSVIIPLTRRPGGVQAYKFVLPAGRDDTPPDLRSHEGYDWAYVPNGALRLLLGDQDLRLRAGEAVEFDTRTPHWFGATSAGPVEYLSLVGRQGQRAHVRTTPDL
- a CDS encoding MFS transporter — translated: MAVVASVSGLNVAQPQLATTFEASQGQVLWIINTYTLTLAALLLPGGAAGDRLGRKRVLTAGLVVFGVANVAAAVAPVTEVMVAARLLSGVGAAMVMPVTLSVITSTFPDAERSRAIGTWTAVAGGGGILGMYLSALLVDVASWRWLFALPVALTAAALLIGARAVPESRERLPGRFDLPGALTAVVATVGFTLALHEAPSRGWDDSLVVAALVAAVLATLGFVGWELRTPSPLLDVRHFRSRGLSSGTTLLLVLFGVQGGVALVLYPYCQVVLGWSGLLSTVAMMPLAVLMMIASGVAPGVARRVGPRTTMVLGLALATTGLALLAALVSPDGGYLGVLPGLAAMGAGAGLAMTPSTEAITSSLPREQQGVASAINDLTRELGAALGVALLGGLLVAGYQDAIAGRLDGVPAALAAAAGEGIARADAVSRTAGAHAEVIRDATRDAFVAAWQDAMWVGVAVMAVLVVVVLVRGPRSTRIAESAGERR
- the der gene encoding ribosome biogenesis GTPase Der; this encodes MDQPDPAQPTPADDLLTVDEDAPEVDVTLAGDDVDDEARERALRAGLQEYDLADEDLALLDHDGDDVDAEGPAAPLPVLAVVGRPNVGKSTLVNRILGRREAVVEDNPGVTRDRVSYPAEWSGRRFTLVDTGGWEVDVAGIDARVAQQAEVAISLADAVLFVVDATVGATDTDEQVVRLLRRAGKPVVLVANKVDGPAVEADAATLWGLGLGEPHPISALHGRGTGDMLDAAMDALPTVSAHGVALPDGPRRVALVGRPNVGKSSMLNKVVGSERVVVDDTAGTTRDPVDELVALGGKPWVFVDTAGIRRRVHQTSGADFYASLRTQAAIEKAEVAVVLVDASQPMTEQDTRIIQQVIDAGRALVVAYNKWDLMDEDRRPYLEREIEQDLVQVQWAPRVNVSARTGWHTDRLVPALERSLESWDTRIPTGRLNAFLGELVAAHPHPLRGGKQPRILFATQASTRPPRFVIFATGFLEPGYRRYIERRLRETFGFEGTPITISVRVREKRRR
- a CDS encoding lysophospholipid acyltransferase family protein, translating into MTGRPQDAAPSARAAVWGHQAGRFLAHVVWRTRVTGAEHVPADGPVLLAANHVSAIDGPLLVGASPRPLHVMVKQEMFTGLLGAYLRSAGQIPVDRTGGRTALQQALAVLRRGGAVGIFPEGNRGNGAVESARAGIAWLAVQSGAPVVPVAILGTRRTGEDVGHVPGLRRTVHVQIGAPVHVVRTDLPRRQAIAAAADDVRTALADLVADAQERTGVRLPEDDGARPLP
- the cmk gene encoding (d)CMP kinase, translating into MEDRPLSTVVAVDGPSGSGKSSVSREVAARLGLAYLDTGAMYRAATWWCTHQGVDLADGTAVTAAVRAMPLVMGMDPAAPTVHVDGHDVAAAIRTTEISAAVSAVATTLDARAELGARQRALIDAERTGGFSAGRGVVAEGRDITTVVAPDADVRVLLTASEEARLARRAREVHGTDDAAALAATHDQVLRRDADDSTVVQFHVAADGVVTVDSSHLTYEGTVEAVLDVVARTLAVRS
- a CDS encoding prephenate dehydrogenase, with the protein product MTVATVGPVRVIGTGLLGASVGLGLRTHGVAVQLEDPSRTALALARDVGAGTPAGPDDPEPALVVVAAPPDVTSDVVRAALAAHPHAVVTDVASVKGYVLAELRAAGADLTRYVGSHPMAGRERSGPSAAVPDLFLGRPWVLTDSGASAPAALLAVRHLAVDLGALPVAMDADAHDAAVAAVSHVPQIAASLVAARLRTVDDTALGLAGQGLRDVTRIAASDPALWTSILAANADAVRAVLRDLREDLDTVLGALDSAAAASGPETVELGALATIARAIADGNTGVARVPGKHGGAQRTYAVVTVLVPDTPGQIARLLADVGDADVNVEDLHLEHAAGRPVGMTSISVLPTRAEHLETELTARGWRIVR